The region TGGCGCAGGAACTGATCAACAAGGAAGGTGTGGTTGCCACGGTGGGTTACATCAATACCGGCGTTTCGCTGGCGTCGCAGCGTTTCTATCAGGAAGCCAGGATTCCGGTGATCAACAATGTCGCAACCGGCTCGCTGGTGACCAAGCAATTCCTGCCGCCGGAATTTGCGGACAACTACATATTCCGCAATGCTGCCAACGACTCCATCCAGTCGGCGATGATCGTCAGGCAAGCCATTGATGTGAACAAATATACCAAAGTGGCGATCCTTGCCGATTCCACCAACTACGGCCAGCTCGGGCGAGCCGACCTGGAGAAGGCACTGGCGGCCAAGAACATCACCCCGGTCGCGGTGGAAAAATTCAACATCAAGGATGTGGACATGACCGCACAGTTGCTCAAGGCCAAGGAAGCGGGCGCACAAGCCATCCTGACCTATGCGATCGGCCCGGAGCTGGCGCAGATCGCGAACGGCATGGAAAAGCTGGGCTGGAAAGTTCCGATGATCGGAAGCTGGACGCTGTCCATGGGTAACTTTATCGACAACGCGGGCAAAAACGGCGAAGGTGCACACATGCCGCAAACTTTTATCCAGGAACCGAATACGCCGAAGCGCAAAGCCTTCATTGACGCGTACCTGAAAGCCTACAACCCGGCCAATGGTCGTATCCCTTCGCCCGTTTCCGCAGCCCAGGGTTACGATTCCATGTATCTCCTGGCAGCAGCCATCAAGCAGGCTGGAAATACCGATGGCGTGAAGATTCGCCAGGCGCTGGAAAATTTGCAGGACAAGGTCGAAGGCGTCGTGACTACGTATGAGCATCCGTTTACACATGACGATCACGAAGCGATCACCATGAACATGGTGGTGATGGGCAAGGTTCAGGACGGCCATGTGGTTTACGCCAATGCTGCCGACAAGGCCAATGCGGTGCGTGAAAAAGATATGGGTAAAGCCAAGTATTGATTGGCCCGGACTGCAATGTCGTGGTAGTCGGAATTTGGGCCGGGCAGTCCCCGGCCCAAATTGCAAACAGAAGGAGTAATACATTATGGAAATCCTCGCGCAACTTATAGTCAGCGGCATCGCGCTCGGGATGATTTACGCTTTGATCGCGTTTGGTTATCAGCTGACTTTCGCAACATCGGGTACATTGAATTTCGGCCAGGGTGAAGCGCTGATGCTGGGCGCACTGGTCGGACTCACATTGGTCGGTCACATGAGCTACTGGCTGATGATTCCGCTGGTGCTGGTGTTCGGGGCACTGCAGGGCATATTTGTTGAACGTGTGGGTGTGCAGCCCGCAATCAAGACGAAATCCGAATTCGGATGGATCATGACCACGATCTCGCTGGCGATCATATTCAAGAACGTCGCCGAAAACGTCTGG is a window of Sideroxydans sp. CL21 DNA encoding:
- a CDS encoding ABC transporter substrate-binding protein; translation: MNIKLKIIVAAIAFAASCSAFAADTIKIGVSGPYTGGSSPMGASMRDGVRLATAEINAKGGVLGRKIELVERDDQADNGRGVQVAQELINKEGVVATVGYINTGVSLASQRFYQEARIPVINNVATGSLVTKQFLPPEFADNYIFRNAANDSIQSAMIVRQAIDVNKYTKVAILADSTNYGQLGRADLEKALAAKNITPVAVEKFNIKDVDMTAQLLKAKEAGAQAILTYAIGPELAQIANGMEKLGWKVPMIGSWTLSMGNFIDNAGKNGEGAHMPQTFIQEPNTPKRKAFIDAYLKAYNPANGRIPSPVSAAQGYDSMYLLAAAIKQAGNTDGVKIRQALENLQDKVEGVVTTYEHPFTHDDHEAITMNMVVMGKVQDGHVVYANAADKANAVREKDMGKAKY